From Quercus lobata isolate SW786 chromosome 1, ValleyOak3.0 Primary Assembly, whole genome shotgun sequence, one genomic window encodes:
- the LOC115993014 gene encoding class I heat shock protein-like: MSIIPSFFGGQRSSFPFASSLSASFPEFYRENSAIVNSKIDWKETPEAHVFKADFPGLKKEEVKVEIEDERVLQISGERNVKKEEKNDKWHRVERSSGKFLRKFRLPENAKMDQVKACMENGVLTVTVPKVEVKKPDVKTIEISG; the protein is encoded by the coding sequence ATGTCGATCATCCCAAGCTTTTTTGGTGGCCAACGAAGCAGTTTTCCATTTGCTTCTTCACTTTCAGCTTCTTTCCCTGAATTTTATCGGGAAAATTCTGCTATTGTCAACTCCAAAATCGACTGGAAAGAGACCCCAGAAGCCCACGTTTTCAAGGCTGATTTTCCGGGGCTTAAGAAGGAAGAAGTGAAGGTTGAGATTGAAGATGAGAGAGTGCTACAGATAAGCGGAGAGAGGAATgtaaagaaagaagagaagaacgACAAGTGGCATAGAGTGGAGCGCAGTAGTGGCAAGTTCTTGAGGAAGTTCAGGCTGCCTGAGAATGCTAAGATGGATCAGGTAAAGGCTTGTATGGAGAATGGTGTTCTCACTGTGACTGTTCCTAAGGTGGAGGTGAAGAAGCCTGATGTCAAAACTATTGAAATTTCTGGCTAA
- the LOC115992929 gene encoding UDP-glucose iridoid glucosyltransferase-like: MEKNGQRSRRLVLLPCPFQGHINPMLQLGTILHSKGFSITIAHTEFNSPNPSNHPNFKFLPIPDGLSVQDISSGDILSLIQRLNVNCKSHLQECMSQRVTGGQQDDIACIIYDELMFFVETVANFLKLPSIILRTTSAATLIARTTLAKLKLEGLVSLEDSVSQDLVPNHHPLRFKDLPFPISRKLESFSQLVIDMYKIKTSSSAIIWNTMDCLELSSLARIQQQYQVPNLPIGPLHKFGPGPPNSSLLKEDTSCMAWLEKQTKNSVIYVSLGSIAAMDERELVEMAWGLANSQQRFLWVFRPDSIRGSKNEVLSQIFKETIGERGCIVNWAPQKEVLAHSAVGGFLSHCGWNSTLESICEGIPMICKPCFGDQRVNARYVSHVWRVGLELENELERGEIEKAIRRLMAGKEGEAMRERAKNLKDKVELCINEGGSSNNSLNKLVEMIMSF, encoded by the exons atggaaaagaatggacAGAGATCTCGCCGGTTGGTTCTGTTGCCATGTCCATTCCAAGGTCACATAAATCCCATGCTTCAACTAGGCACCATCCTTCACTCCAAGGGATTCTCCATCACCATTGCTCACACTGAGTTTAATTCTCCTAATCCTTCCAACCACCCTAATTTCAAGTTCCTTCCAATACCGGATGGCTTATCCGTCCAAGATATCTCATCTGGGGATATACTAAGTCTTATACAGAGGCTAAATGTAAACTGTAAATCGCATTTGCAGGAATGCATGTCACAAAGAGTGACGGGAGGACAACAAGACGATATCGCTTGCATCATCTATGATGAACTCATGTTCTTCGTTGAGACCGTGGCTAATTTTCTGAAGCTTCCAAGTATCATTTTACGAACCACCAGTGCTGCCACTCTTATAGCTCGCACCACCCTTGCCAAACTCAAGCTAGAAGGTCTTGTTTCCTTAGAAG ATTCTGTATCACAGGACCTAGTTCCTAACCATCACCCTCTCAGGTTTAAGGATCTACCCTTTCCCATTAGTAGAAAATTGGAAAGCTTTTCACAGCTAGTGATTGATATGTACAAAATTAAGACATCTTCATCAGCAATCATTTGGAATACCATGGACTGCCTTGAACTATCATCATTGGCACGTATCCAACAACAATACCAAGTTCCAAACCTCCCCATTGGTCCTCTGCACAAATTTGGTCCAGGCCCTCCCAATAGTAGCTTATTGAAAGAAGACACTAGCTGCATGGCATGGCTAGAGAAGCAAACTAAAAACTCAGTTATATACGTAAGCTTGGGAAGCATAGCAGCCATGGATGAAAGAGAGCTAGTTGAAATGGCGTGGGGACTAGCCAATAGCCAGCAACGTTTCTTGTGGGTGTTTCGGCCAGACTCAATTCGTGGTTCAAAAAACGAAGTATTGtctcaaattttcaaagaaactATTGGAGAGAGAGGTTGCATTGTGAACTGGGCACCACAGAAGGAAGTTTTGGCTCATAGTGCAGTGGGAGGGTTTTTGAGCCATTGTGGTTGGAATTCCACCCTTGAAAGTATTTGTGAAGGGATTCCAATGATATGCAAACCGTGTTTTGGAGACCAGAGAGTGAATGCAAGGTATGTGAGCCATGTATGGAGGGTAGGCCTGGAATTGGAGAATGAGTTGGAGAGAGGTGAGATTGAGAAAGCAATAAGAAGACTAATGGCAGGAAAAGAAGGGGAAGCGATGAGGGAAAGAGCCAAGAATTTGAAGGACAAAGTTGAACTTTGCATTAATGAAGGTGGTTCTTCCAACAATTCCTTGAATAAGTTGGTAGAGATGATCATGTCATTTTAA
- the LOC115993095 gene encoding UDP-glucose iridoid glucosyltransferase-like: MEEQRQRHQRIVLVPCPFQGHINPMFQLGSVLHSKGFPITIAHTQFNFPNTLNHPNFNFLPIVDGFSNCNVSSVNFIDVISGFNSNCKAPLQELMAQMMEAKEYQDEITCIIYDEYMYFAEAVANYLKLPSIILSTSSAISFHTILQLLKDRHNSTQDADSMSPELVPELQPLRFKDLPISNFNNIEDLLQLIAKANETRMSSAIILNTMNCLEQTSLVQLQQRCQVPLFTIGPFHKIAPAASSSLMEEDNSCIAWLDEQMRNSVIYVSLGSIASMKKKELEEMAWGLANSKQPFLWVVRPDQTDGLEWIDPLPDGFKEAIGGRGCIVKWAPQKEVLAHSAVGGFWSHCGWNSTLESICEGVPMICQPFFGDQRVHARYLSQVWKIGMEWENNLGRGEIERAVRKLMLDREGEEMRQRAMELKEMIDDSMKEGGSSYNSLNELVDYILSL, translated from the exons ATGGAAGAGCAAAGGCAGAGACACCAAAGAATAGTGCTGGTTCCATGTCCCTTCCAAGGCCACATAAATCCGATGTTTCAATTGGGCTCAGTTCTTCATTCCAAGGGATTCCCCATCACAATCGCTCACACCCAATTCAACTTTCCCAACACATTAAACCACCCTAATTTCAATTTCCTACCCATTGTCGATGGCTTCTCCAATTGTAATGTCTCCTCTGTGAATTTTATAGATGTCATATCTGGTTTCAATAGCAACTGCAAAGCTCCACTTCAGGAGTTAATGGCTCAGATGATGGAAGCAAAGGAGTATCAAGATGAGATTACCTGCATCATTTATGATGAATACATGTATTTTGCAGAAGCAGTTGCAAACTATCTCAAGCTTCCAAGCATCATCTTGAGCACAAGCAGTGCTATAAGTTTCCACACAATTCTTCAGCTCCTAAAGGACAGGCACAATTCTACACAAG ATGCAGATTCGATGTCCCCGGAACTAGTACCAGAGCTTCAACCTCTCAGATTCAAGGATCTACCTATTTCCAATTTCAACAACATAGAAGACTTATTGCAGCTAATAGCTAAAGCAAACGAGACAAGAATGTCTTCAGCCATCATTTTGAACACCATGAACTGCCTTGAACAAACATCACTGGTGCAGCTCCAGCAACGATGCCAAGTTCCACTCTTCACGATAGGCCCTTTTCACAAGATAGCTCCAGCCGCATCCAGCAGCCTAATGGAAGAGGACAATAGCTGCATTGCATGGCTTGATGAGCAAATGCGTAACTCCGTCATCTATGTAAGCTTAGGGAGTATAGCATCCATGAAGAAGAAAGAGCTAGAAGAAATGGCATGGGGTCTAGCCAACAGCAAGCAACCTTTCCTGTGGGTGGTTAGACCAGACCAAACTGATGGTTTGGAATGGATAGATCCACTGCCTGATGGTTTCAAAGAAGCTATTGGAGGAAGGGGTTGCATTGTGAAATGGGCACCTCAAAAGGAAGTGTTGGCACACAGTGCCGTTGGAGGGTTTTGGAGCCATTGTGGTTGGAATTCAACCCTCGAAAGTATCTGTGAAGGTGTCCCAATGATATGCCAGCCATTTTTTGGGGATCAGAGGGTGCATGCAAGGTACTTGAGCCAAGTATGGAAAATAGGTATGGAATGGGAAAACAACTTGGGAAGAGGAGAGATAGAAAGAGCTGTAAGAAAGCTTATGTTGGATAGAGAAGGAGAGGAGATGAGGCAGCGGGCAATGGAGCTGAAGGAAATGATTGATGATTCTATGAAGGAAGGTGGTTCTTCTTACAATTCTTTAAATGAGTTGGTAGATTATATCCTGTCACTTTAA
- the LOC115985739 gene encoding UDP-glucose iridoid glucosyltransferase-like: MERQRMRPLRLVLVPCPFQGHINPMLQLGTILHSKGFSITVAHTQFNSPNPSAHPDFSFLPLPDTLPDHNSSTGDLVAFVWELNVNYKARFHECLAQVMEQQGLEDRIACVIYDEVMCFSEAVAMELKLPSVVLRTASAATFLARTSILQLKAEGYIPFPESMSQDLIPELYPLRFKDLPFSVFITLEDLVQQLSTFTNIRTSSAIIWNTIDSLEKSTLAKIQQQCRIPIFPIGPLHEIASASSSSLLEEDSSCLAWLDKQSYNSVIYVSFGSVAFMDMKELAEIAWGLANSQQPFLWVVRPGSIRGSELIEVLPKGFKETIGERGYIVKWAPQKEVLAHDAVGGFFSHCGWNSTLESICGGIPMICRPCFSDQRVNARYISQVWTVGLELGNELQRGEIERAIRRLMVEKEGKEMSERAKILKEKVELSIGEGGSSKNSLNELIEIIMSF; encoded by the exons atggaaagGCAACGAATGAGACCTCTCCGGTTGGTGCTAGTTCCATGTCCATTCCAAGGTCACATAAACCCAATGCTTCAATTGGGAACAATCCTCCATTCCAAGGGCTTTTCAATCACAGTCGCTCACACCCAATTCAACTCTCCAAACCCTTCAGCTCACCCTGATTTCAGCTTTCTTCCCTTACCTGATACCTTACCTGACCACAACAGCTCAACTGGTGATTTAGTAGCTTTTGTTTGGGAACTTAATGTGAATTATAAAGCTCGTTTCCATGAATGCTTGGCTCAAGTGATGGAGCAACAGGGGCTTGAAGATCGAATTGCCTGCGTCATCTACGACGAGGTCATGTGCTTCTCTGAAGCGGTGGCTATGGAGTTGAAGCTTCCAAGCGTTGTCTTACGCACTGCTAGCGCTGCTACTTTTCTTGCGCGTACAAGCATTCTCCAACTCAAGGCAGAAGGCTATATTCCCTTCCCAG AATCAATGTCACAGGATCTAATTCCGGAGCTTTACCCACTCAGGTTCAAGGATCTACCCTTCTCCGTTTTTATAACATTAGAGGACCTTGTGCAACAATTGAGTACATTTACCAACATTAGAACATCTTCGGCCATCATTTGGAATACGATTGACAGCCTTGAAAAATCAACATTAGCAAAAATCCAACAACAATGTCGAATTCCAATCTTCCCAATAGGCCCTTTGCACGAGATTGCCTCGGCCTCCTCTAGTAGCTTATTGGAGGAGGATAGTAGTTGCTTGGCATGGCTTGATAAGCAAAGTTACAACTCAGTCATTTATGTGAGTTTCGGAAGCGTAGCATTCATGGACATGAAAGAGCTAGCTGAGATTGCTTGGGGACTAGCAAACAGCCAACAACCTTTCTTGTGGGTGGTTCGACCGGGCTCAATTCGTGGTTCTGAATTGATTGAGGTATTACCCAAAGGTTTTAAAGAAACGATTGGGGAGAGAGGTTACATTGTGAAATGGGCACCCCAAAAGGAAGTTTTGGCACATGACGCAGTGGGCGGATTTTTTAGCCATTGTGGTTGGAACTCTACATTGGAAAGTATTTGTGGAGGAATTCCAATGATATGCAGACCATGTTTTAGTGATCAGAGGGTAAACGCAAGATATATAAGCCAAGTTTGGACGGTAGGCTTGGAATTGGGGAATGAGTTGCAGAGAGGGGAGATAGAGAGAGCTATAAGAAGACTAATGGTGGAGAAAGAAGGCAAGGAGATGAGTGAAAGGGCCAAGATTTTGAAGGAGAAAGTTGAACTCAGTATCGGGGAAGGGGGTTCTTCTAAAAATTCCTTGAATGAGCTAATAGAGATTATCATGTCATTTTAA